A portion of the Methyloceanibacter stevinii genome contains these proteins:
- a CDS encoding L,D-transpeptidase family protein, with the protein MPQGSDPELYDETVGKAVKRFQTAHNTAADGVVGPGTRRLLNNPHLRNAGNPADIEKILLNMERWRWLPQDQGRFYVTVNVPEFMLRVVKDDEAVYTTRVVVGKTKTPTPIFSNDMKSVVFGPYWNVPNSIKTGEIRPYIRPYGGGWYGRRWDTRVLAQHELRIKYNGQEIDPQSIDWSRVDIRKLHFYQPPSPTNVLGRVKFVFPNKHDVYMHDTQEKHYFNKTVRAESHGCMRVQNPDEFAAVLLKYDRNWSAEKTRDAFNTGYDKHVPLNNAIPVYVTYFTLWVNEDGSIKTYGDLYGHDRRMRTALLKNGRDYAAVKRPAETAKKERQAEMAPKRAGTRFARTGY; encoded by the coding sequence GTGCCCCAAGGAAGCGACCCCGAGCTCTATGACGAGACGGTCGGCAAGGCGGTGAAGCGCTTCCAGACGGCGCACAACACCGCGGCCGACGGCGTGGTCGGCCCGGGCACACGGCGGCTCTTGAACAATCCGCATCTGCGCAACGCCGGCAACCCGGCGGACATCGAGAAGATTCTCCTGAACATGGAGCGCTGGCGTTGGCTACCCCAGGACCAGGGCCGGTTCTACGTCACCGTGAACGTGCCCGAGTTCATGCTGCGCGTGGTGAAGGACGACGAGGCCGTCTACACGACCCGCGTCGTGGTCGGCAAAACCAAGACGCCGACGCCAATCTTCTCCAACGACATGAAGTCCGTGGTGTTCGGTCCCTATTGGAATGTGCCGAACTCCATCAAGACCGGCGAGATCCGGCCCTATATCCGCCCCTATGGCGGAGGCTGGTATGGGCGCCGCTGGGACACCCGCGTGCTGGCGCAGCACGAACTGCGCATCAAGTATAACGGTCAGGAAATCGACCCGCAGAGCATCGACTGGAGCCGCGTCGACATCCGCAAGCTGCACTTTTACCAGCCGCCGAGCCCCACGAACGTGCTGGGTCGCGTCAAGTTCGTGTTTCCGAACAAGCATGACGTCTACATGCACGACACCCAGGAGAAGCACTACTTCAACAAGACCGTCCGCGCGGAGAGCCATGGCTGCATGCGCGTGCAGAATCCGGACGAGTTCGCTGCTGTCCTTTTGAAGTACGACCGCAACTGGAGCGCCGAGAAGACGAGAGACGCCTTTAACACCGGCTACGACAAGCACGTGCCGCTGAACAACGCGATCCCCGTCTACGTCACCTACTTCACGCTGTGGGTGAACGAGGATGGGTCTATCAAGACCTATGGCGACCTGTATGGGCACGACCGCCGCATGCGCACGGCCCTGCTCAAGAACGGCCGGGACTACGCCGCGGTGAAGCGCCCTGCCGAAACGGCCAAGAAAGAGCGGCAGGCGGAGATGGCGCCGAAACGCGCCGGCACGCGCTTCGCGCGGACCGGGTACTAG